In the genome of Telluria beijingensis, one region contains:
- a CDS encoding ATP-dependent Clp protease proteolytic subunit: MSEEKTLQEKEGWFTLSGDVNSDMVHRMFEAVAAMTEDGIDTAHVLLQSNGGYVSDGLCLYNFMASSPIKFVMYNAGAVASIAVVLYLAGSRRYASETARFMIHKSHATASPGSRPDALNIIVEGLRADDARTEAILRKEIELAPEQWSVHQYGDLHLTARDAKNAKMIHEVQDFAPPKGAILRNI, translated from the coding sequence ATGAGCGAAGAAAAAACTCTGCAGGAGAAAGAAGGCTGGTTCACGCTGTCGGGCGATGTCAATAGCGATATGGTGCATCGGATGTTCGAGGCGGTGGCGGCGATGACCGAGGATGGGATCGATACTGCCCACGTGCTCTTGCAGTCGAATGGCGGGTATGTCAGCGATGGACTGTGCCTGTATAACTTCATGGCCAGTTCGCCGATCAAGTTTGTGATGTATAACGCCGGGGCGGTCGCGTCGATTGCTGTGGTGCTTTATCTTGCTGGGTCGCGCCGCTATGCCAGCGAGACGGCGCGGTTCATGATCCATAAGTCGCATGCGACGGCGTCGCCGGGGTCGCGGCCGGATGCCTTGAATATCATCGTCGAGGGGTTGCGCGCGGACGATGCGCGGACCGAGGCCATCCTGCGCAAGGAGATCGAACTGGCGCCCGAGCAGTGGAGCGTGCACCAGTATGGCGACCTGCACTTGACGGCGCGCGACGCCAAGAACGCCAAGATGATCCACGAGGTGCAGGACTTCGCGCCGCCGAAAGGGGCGATCCTGCGGAATATTTGA